CCGAGAATTCCGCAAAGCGGCCCCTGACCCCAGCCATAATAGGCCAGCGTCGTTCCTCCGGAGGCCAGACGCCGAACCTTCCCGGCCGAGGGAAAGCGCCCGGCCCTCTCCTCGTCCGTCTCCACGCTCAAGGCCATCTGAAGCGCCCGGGAGCGCGGCCCGTACCCCTTTCCGGCCAGAAACTTGCGGGTCCCCGCGTCCTCCCACGGAACCGCCACTCCCCAGGGCGTTCCCCAGAGAGGAGGCAGTCCCGCCGGCGCTCCGTAAAAGGGATTCTCCTCGGGAGCCGGAAGAATCACCTGGCGCGTCCCGCGAAGGCGCTCGATCCCCCGGTGCCAAAGCTCCGTCCCCAAACCCCGACGCCGCCGCTCGGGATCCACCACGAGAAACGCCACGAATCCCTGCGCCCCGCCCGGCCAGTCGGGGCAGGCGCGCCGGCACGCGCCCTCGGAGCGCCGGCCCACGTGAACGAACCCCGCCAGATCCCGGCCCTCCCGCGCCACGATCAGATCCGCCGGATCGAACTCCCGCCGCGCCTCGATCCGGTCGCGAAAGAGCCGCGGCGTCAGCGGAACGAAATGGCGCCGGCCGCCGAACGAGCGGTTCCAGAGTCTCGCCAGGGCCGCGCTCAGCGAGGGGCGATAGGGCTCGAACTTCATGGCCGCGTGAGGAAGAAGAGCGTGTCCGGACGCACCCGGGCGGCGACCCGGACGACGTCTTCCCGGGTGACCTTGCGGACCCCTTCGATGATCTCCGAGGCCGTCATCGGGCGGCCGTTCACGGACATCTCCATGAACGCGGCGATCTTGGCGGCGGGGTTGTCCTCCCGCGACCGGACGCGGTCGGCGATCGTCGCCAGGGTCTTCTCCCATTCGTCGTCGGAAATCCTTCCCTCCGCCAGATCCTGCATCTGCCCCCGGATCACGTCCACGCAGCGGGCGTACTTGGCCGGGTCGATGCCCGCCGTGATGAACAGCAGCCCCTTCGTGTAATCCAGACTCGAATGCGTCGCGTACGCCAGCCCTTCGCGCTCGCGCACCTGCGCGAAAAGCTTCGAATGAGGGAAGGCGCCGAGAATCCCGTTGTAGACGACCAGCGCAAACGTATCCGGATGCCCCCACGCCATGCCCGTCCGGCACCCGAGGACCAGCTTTCCCTGCTCGACGTCGAGCTTCTCGACGCGCTCCTTGAGCCCGTTCGCCCCGGCGCGCACCTCCGTGGGCGGAATCGCGCGCACGCGGCGCCGCCGGAACCGGAACGTCCGCGCCGCGATCTCGAAGGTCCGCTCGGGCGTCACGTCCCCGATCACGTAGAGCTCGACCGGCGCCTCCGCCAGGATCTCCTCATGAAGCTCCGCGAGCGACCGGGGCGTCACGGGATCGATTTCCTCCAGCCGGCCGTATTCGTACCGCCGGTACTCCTCGTCGCGGCACATCTCCTGGATGCACCGCTCGTAGGCGTAGGTCATCCGGTCGTTGACCATGCCTTCGATGAGACGCCGGAGGTTCTCCTTTTCCTGGGCCACGTACTCGGGATGCAGGCCCCCCTGGCGCGTCACCGGCCGGGCCACAAGGCTCCACAGGAACGCCATCGCCTTTTCGAGCGAACGGATCCGCCGCGGCGCGAAACGATCGTTGACCGCCTCGAACCGGAAGCAGAGCACGTGCCGCTCCCCCACCTTGGCGACGTCCACGCCCATCGAGGCCCCGTAGAGATCCTCCAGGAATAGGACGATCTTGCGCATGTTGACGTAGCCCCGGCAGCCGCGCCGCAGGACGAACGGGAGGAGCGCCCGGCGCGTGTGGCCTTCCGCCAGCGGCTGGTGGACGTACAGGATCAGACTGATCGTCTTGAACTGACGCGTCGGATGAACGGCCACCCGGAAGCCGGGGGACGGCTCGGCGATCTCGAAGTCGGCGAATCTCATCGGTGAAAGAACCTTTCGAGGTCCTCCAGAGTCAGCTTGATCCCCGTGGGCCGCCCGTGGGCGCACGCCGAGGAAAGATCCAGCCCCTCGGCGTCCCGGAGGAGCCGGACGATCTCCTCCTCGCTCAGCTTGCGGCCGAACCGCACGGCCGCCCGGCAGGCCATGAACTCGAGCGCCCGGTCCAGGAGCGGAACCCCCGGCTCCGCCTCCGCCGCCAGGTCCAGAAAATCCTTGAGCAGCGTCGCCGGGTCGTGCTCCGCGACCAGCGCCGGCACGGCCCGCACCGCGACCGCGTCCCGTCCGAAATCCTCCACCTCGACCCCGAAGGACTCCAGAAGCTCCCGCGCGTCGTCGAGCCGGGCCCGCTCCTCCCGCGTCACCGAGACGACGGCGGGAATGAGCAGCTTCTGCCGCGCG
Above is a window of Planctomycetota bacterium DNA encoding:
- a CDS encoding GNAT family N-acetyltransferase, coding for MKFEPYRPSLSAALARLWNRSFGGRRHFVPLTPRLFRDRIEARREFDPADLIVAREGRDLAGFVHVGRRSEGACRRACPDWPGGAQGFVAFLVVDPERRRRGLGTELWHRGIERLRGTRQVILPAPEENPFYGAPAGLPPLWGTPWGVAVPWEDAGTRKFLAGKGYGPRSRALQMALSVETDEERAGRFPSAGKVRRLASGGTTLAYYGWGQGPLCGILGFQGVDWKARRSLSVARSLLRAALDRAVREGARTCEALAEPELRPREHALFVEAGFRPVAAWAIYGSAGGAHLLRGPKQERGKRVK
- a CDS encoding pitrilysin family protein, with translation MRFADFEIAEPSPGFRVAVHPTRQFKTISLILYVHQPLAEGHTRRALLPFVLRRGCRGYVNMRKIVLFLEDLYGASMGVDVAKVGERHVLCFRFEAVNDRFAPRRIRSLEKAMAFLWSLVARPVTRQGGLHPEYVAQEKENLRRLIEGMVNDRMTYAYERCIQEMCRDEEYRRYEYGRLEEIDPVTPRSLAELHEEILAEAPVELYVIGDVTPERTFEIAARTFRFRRRRVRAIPPTEVRAGANGLKERVEKLDVEQGKLVLGCRTGMAWGHPDTFALVVYNGILGAFPHSKLFAQVREREGLAYATHSSLDYTKGLLFITAGIDPAKYARCVDVIRGQMQDLAEGRISDDEWEKTLATIADRVRSREDNPAAKIAAFMEMSVNGRPMTASEIIEGVRKVTREDVVRVAARVRPDTLFFLTRP